In Nodosilinea sp. PGN35, one DNA window encodes the following:
- a CDS encoding single-stranded DNA-binding protein — protein MTINVVTLVGRVGADPEVKYFESGTVVCNLTLAVRRRSSRDDKPDWFNLELWGKNAEVAANYVRKGSLIGISGALKLDHWQDRSSGAARSKPVVRVDRLDLLGSRRDNESAMNYSDDEF, from the coding sequence ATGACGATCAATGTGGTCACTCTGGTGGGCCGAGTTGGCGCTGATCCAGAGGTTAAATATTTTGAGTCGGGTACGGTGGTGTGCAACCTGACCCTGGCGGTGCGACGGCGCTCGAGCCGAGATGACAAGCCCGACTGGTTTAACCTCGAGCTGTGGGGCAAGAACGCTGAAGTGGCGGCTAACTACGTGCGCAAGGGCAGCCTAATCGGCATCAGCGGTGCCCTCAAACTAGATCACTGGCAGGATCGCTCCAGCGGGGCGGCCCGCTCGAAACCGGTGGTGCGGGTAGATAGGCTGGATTTACTCGGCTCGCGACGAGATAATGAGTCGGCGATGAACTACAGCGACGATGAGTTTTAG
- the mreD gene encoding rod shape-determining protein MreD has translation MTLGVRASSLPLWRQPWVINSLVTVASVLVCLLLLPSRIPGMELLGVAPHWLLIWVVAWSIKRTQWEAALAGLVLGLLQDAMTSPNPTHTLSLIVVGVLTARLQKQRYLQEDIVSVALIVFAMAVIAETVLALQISLDQLLSANSLYPPLGRIWMYHQRVALSSAILSSLWAPALYYPLNRWWDRYIAEP, from the coding sequence ATGACCTTAGGGGTAAGGGCATCGTCACTGCCCCTCTGGCGGCAGCCCTGGGTGATCAACAGCCTGGTAACAGTCGCATCGGTTCTGGTTTGTCTGCTGCTGTTGCCCAGCCGCATACCGGGCATGGAACTGCTGGGGGTAGCGCCCCACTGGCTGCTGATTTGGGTCGTAGCCTGGAGCATTAAACGCACCCAGTGGGAGGCGGCCCTAGCCGGGCTCGTGCTGGGCCTGCTGCAAGATGCTATGACATCGCCCAACCCAACCCATACCCTCAGCCTGATTGTAGTTGGGGTACTAACCGCACGCCTGCAAAAGCAGCGCTACTTGCAAGAAGACATTGTGTCAGTGGCGCTGATTGTGTTTGCCATGGCGGTCATTGCAGAAACGGTGCTGGCCCTGCAAATCAGTCTTGACCAGCTGTTGTCGGCCAATTCACTGTATCCACCCCTGGGCAGAATCTGGATGTACCATCAGCGGGTGGCGCTCAGCTCTGCTATTTTGAGCAGTCTTTGGGCTCCGGCTCTGTATTATCCCCTCAATCGCTGGTGGGATCGCTACATCGCTGAACCCTAG
- a CDS encoding DUF2949 domain-containing protein, producing the protein MPSQRQKQLIEFLQSELAVSSEAIAMGLRKAGQTTNLLPMALWQYGLVSTEQLSQIFDWLEEVGPAAP; encoded by the coding sequence ATGCCCTCGCAACGCCAAAAGCAGCTAATTGAATTCCTTCAGAGCGAACTGGCCGTGTCCTCTGAGGCGATCGCCATGGGATTGCGCAAAGCTGGTCAGACCACCAACTTGCTCCCCATGGCGCTTTGGCAGTACGGTCTAGTCAGCACAGAGCAGCTCAGCCAGATTTTTGACTGGCTTGAGGAAGTTGGCCCCGCTGCCCCCTAA
- a CDS encoding glycosyltransferase family protein — translation MLSLKPLARPKRRGRQRQGQAIAPLASGSKPRIMLYSHDTMGLGHKRRNLLIAQAIGSAGLEADILLVSGMGDANPIPTVAGMDTLTLPALAKNSDGQYAARRLGVGLQEIVQLRSQIILSAAKNFQPDVLIVDNVPRGAVRELDATLDYIRRRLSTRCVLGLRDVLDTPATVRRDWHRAENIDAIRRYYDAVWVYGDPAVYDLRQEYRFPADVVAKLHPLGYLDPRTRLQYATAAAATQVQQLGLPNHCKLVFCQVGGGQDGAHLAEAFAQATFPPGMMGVLLTGPFMPAAANARLSAFAQANPRLRLVEYLAEPTLLLRQASRVVAMGGYNTTCEILAYQKPALLVPRIKPRQEQWIRGDRLRRLGLVDLLHPTNLSPDRITQWLQQPLPSASPSPVNLDGLSRLVDELQNLLAVARLPDSQAS, via the coding sequence ATGTTATCTCTGAAGCCGCTGGCAAGGCCTAAGCGCAGGGGCAGGCAGCGGCAGGGTCAGGCGATCGCCCCGCTAGCCTCCGGTTCTAAGCCCCGCATTATGCTCTATTCCCACGACACCATGGGGCTGGGGCACAAGCGCCGCAATCTGCTGATCGCCCAGGCCATTGGCAGTGCCGGTCTAGAGGCCGACATTCTGCTGGTGAGCGGCATGGGCGACGCCAACCCCATCCCCACGGTGGCGGGGATGGACACGCTGACTCTGCCGGCCCTCGCTAAAAACAGCGACGGCCAGTACGCGGCGCGGCGGCTGGGGGTAGGGTTGCAGGAGATTGTGCAGCTGCGATCGCAGATCATTCTCTCCGCTGCCAAAAATTTTCAGCCCGACGTGCTGATTGTCGATAACGTGCCCCGAGGCGCGGTGCGCGAGCTCGATGCCACTTTAGACTACATTCGCCGTCGGCTCAGCACCCGCTGCGTGCTGGGCCTACGGGACGTGCTCGACACCCCCGCTACCGTGCGCCGCGACTGGCATCGGGCTGAGAATATTGACGCGATTCGTCGCTACTACGACGCGGTTTGGGTCTACGGTGATCCGGCGGTCTACGATCTGCGCCAGGAATACCGCTTTCCGGCGGATGTGGTGGCCAAGCTGCATCCTCTAGGCTACCTCGACCCCCGCACTCGTCTCCAGTACGCGACCGCCGCCGCCGCAACCCAGGTGCAGCAGCTGGGGCTACCCAATCACTGCAAGCTGGTCTTCTGTCAGGTGGGCGGCGGCCAAGACGGGGCCCATCTGGCCGAAGCCTTTGCCCAAGCGACATTTCCCCCCGGCATGATGGGGGTGTTGCTCACTGGCCCCTTCATGCCCGCTGCGGCCAACGCTCGTCTGTCTGCCTTCGCCCAGGCCAACCCCCGCCTGCGTCTGGTGGAATATCTGGCTGAACCCACCCTGCTGTTGCGTCAGGCCAGCCGCGTCGTGGCCATGGGCGGCTACAACACCACCTGCGAAATTCTTGCCTACCAAAAGCCTGCCCTGCTGGTGCCCCGCATTAAGCCCCGTCAAGAACAGTGGATTCGCGGCGATCGCCTCCGCCGTTTGGGCCTGGTTGACCTGCTCCACCCCACGAACCTCAGCCCCGATCGCATTACCCAGTGGCTACAGCAGCCTTTGCCTTCTGCCAGCCCTTCGCCTGTGAACCTCGACGGCCTCAGCCGCCTGGTGGATGAGCTGCAAAATCTCCTGGCTGTAGCCAGGTTGCCCGATTCGCAGGCGTCTTGA
- the mreC gene encoding rod shape-determining protein MreC gives MFALRRWWTRHALKAGMVTLAISTAWLMRANDGAVIYETYHWLTRPLQPGMSREQQFENSYILELQQRIVELENQNRALQTLSDYEAATPLDGVRATVIGRGADHWWQHVILNRGGRDDVAVGHVVTGPGGLIGRVVAVSPSTARVLLISDPTSRVGAKVSRSRAMGVVRGQSNNRVIMEFFEKLPDVKAGDVIVTSSYSRLFPQDIPIGRIESIDLTKSPAPEAVIQLSSPLSILEWAIVHPFEPQETVDSPVLPGATPENGVLPENSDGAQP, from the coding sequence ATGTTTGCCCTACGCCGCTGGTGGACACGTCATGCGCTTAAAGCGGGAATGGTTACCCTGGCCATTTCCACAGCCTGGCTTATGCGGGCCAATGATGGTGCCGTTATTTATGAAACCTATCACTGGTTGACCCGGCCCCTACAGCCGGGCATGAGCCGCGAGCAGCAGTTTGAGAACAGCTACATTCTCGAGCTGCAACAGCGCATTGTGGAGCTAGAGAACCAGAATCGAGCCCTGCAAACTCTCAGCGACTACGAAGCAGCCACCCCCCTCGACGGGGTGCGGGCAACGGTAATCGGGCGGGGGGCTGACCACTGGTGGCAGCACGTTATTCTCAACCGGGGTGGCCGTGACGATGTAGCCGTTGGGCATGTGGTGACGGGGCCTGGCGGCCTCATTGGCCGAGTAGTGGCGGTCTCTCCCAGCACGGCGCGGGTGCTGTTGATTAGCGACCCCACCAGTCGGGTGGGGGCCAAGGTCAGCCGCAGCCGGGCCATGGGGGTGGTGAGGGGCCAATCTAACAATCGGGTAATCATGGAGTTTTTTGAAAAACTGCCCGATGTTAAGGCTGGTGACGTAATTGTCACGTCCTCCTACAGCCGCCTGTTTCCCCAGGACATTCCCATCGGGCGCATTGAATCGATCGATCTAACCAAGAGCCCGGCTCCAGAAGCGGTGATTCAGCTGTCATCGCCCCTGTCCATACTGGAGTGGGCCATCGTGCATCCCTTCGAACCGCAGGAGACGGTAGACTCGCCCGTGCTGCCGGGGGCAACCCCTGAGAATGGCGTGCTCCCTGAAAACAGCGACGGAGCCCAGCCATGA
- a CDS encoding HAD family hydrolase, with amino-acid sequence MSAITIFCDFDGPIADVSDRYYATYRQGLAWAQTTAQAQGDPLTVRYLSKSQFWTFKQNRIPDRQIAHWSGLNGCQIDAFLAQVSRIVNQATLLNYDQVQPQARAGLDILRQCGVRVVLVTLRPPDQVLEFLAQHDLEWAISDLYGMPQIEAAYHNQASHKVDLLRRAIATQQRQGYDLRHSWMVGDTEADIMAGQTLGIDTVAVTCGIRSSSYLQGFRPTHLLPDLWTACQKLQQRVTLGQRP; translated from the coding sequence ATGTCTGCCATCACCATTTTTTGCGATTTTGACGGCCCCATTGCCGATGTCTCCGATCGCTACTACGCCACCTACCGTCAGGGGCTAGCCTGGGCCCAAACCACTGCCCAGGCGCAGGGAGATCCCCTGACCGTGCGCTACCTGTCCAAATCTCAGTTTTGGACCTTCAAGCAAAACCGCATCCCCGATCGCCAGATTGCCCACTGGTCTGGCCTCAACGGCTGCCAAATCGACGCCTTCTTGGCTCAGGTAAGCCGCATCGTCAACCAGGCTACCCTGCTCAACTACGACCAGGTGCAGCCCCAGGCCCGCGCCGGGCTCGATATTTTGCGCCAGTGCGGCGTGCGGGTGGTGCTCGTCACCCTGCGCCCCCCCGATCAGGTGCTAGAGTTTCTCGCCCAGCACGATCTGGAATGGGCCATTAGCGACCTCTACGGCATGCCCCAGATCGAAGCGGCTTACCACAACCAGGCCAGCCACAAGGTAGACCTGCTGCGGCGGGCGATCGCCACCCAGCAGCGCCAGGGCTACGACCTCCGCCACAGTTGGATGGTTGGCGACACTGAAGCCGACATTATGGCGGGGCAAACCCTGGGAATCGACACCGTCGCCGTCACCTGCGGCATTCGCAGCAGCAGCTATCTGCAAGGGTTTCGCCCTACACACCTGTTGCCCGATCTGTGGACGGCCTGCCAAAAACTGCAACAGCGCGTCACCCTAGGGCAACGCCCCTAG
- the mscL gene encoding large conductance mechanosensitive channel protein MscL, translating into MANGMSGRRTRARARSFWDDFREFALKGNVVDLAIAVIIGSAFGAVISSLVEDILMPAVINPLLAGAGTDWREAVVGPGIRLGSFLGTVVDFLIIALVLYFIIRAFERLKLRRAAADPEPTVEEKLNDTLTRLANYLESRPER; encoded by the coding sequence ATGGCCAACGGCATGAGTGGACGACGTACCCGCGCCCGTGCCCGCAGTTTTTGGGACGACTTTAGAGAGTTTGCCCTGAAGGGTAATGTTGTCGATCTGGCGATCGCCGTGATTATCGGCAGCGCCTTTGGGGCGGTCATTTCGTCCCTAGTTGAAGATATTCTGATGCCTGCCGTCATCAACCCGCTGCTGGCCGGAGCCGGGACTGACTGGCGCGAAGCTGTAGTCGGTCCCGGCATTCGCCTGGGCAGCTTTTTGGGTACCGTCGTCGATTTTTTGATCATTGCCCTAGTGCTCTACTTCATTATCCGCGCCTTCGAGCGGCTAAAGCTGAGACGGGCCGCTGCCGACCCTGAACCAACCGTAGAAGAAAAGCTCAACGACACCCTCACCCGACTGGCCAACTATCTAGAAAGCCGCCCCGAACGGTAG
- a CDS encoding rod shape-determining protein, whose protein sequence is MAFFDRFSRDMGIDLGTANTLVYVSGKGVVLQEPSVVAIDQVEKKPLAVGEEAKRMLGRTPGNVVALRPLRDGVIADFDTAELMLKHFIRQVHEGRTLVSPRIVIGIPSGVTGVERRAVMDAAQQAGARTVYLIDEPVAAAIGAGLPVAEPTGNMIVDIGGGTTEVAVLSLQGTVLSESVRVAGDELSEAISSYMKKVHNLVVGERTAEEIKITIGSAYPNPDDHEIAMDVRGLHLLSGLPRTVTVKSAEIRESMAEPLSVIVEAVKRTLERTPPELAADIIDRGIMLAGGGALLKGLDTLISHETGILVHVAADPLSCVVLGTGRVLENFSQMGRVFSGRSSL, encoded by the coding sequence GTGGCTTTCTTCGACAGATTTTCTCGCGATATGGGTATTGACCTCGGTACGGCCAATACTCTGGTGTACGTCTCTGGTAAAGGGGTGGTGCTGCAAGAGCCCTCCGTAGTGGCCATTGATCAAGTCGAAAAGAAACCCCTGGCGGTTGGGGAAGAAGCTAAGCGCATGCTGGGCCGTACCCCTGGCAACGTCGTGGCGCTGCGCCCCCTGAGAGACGGTGTAATTGCCGACTTTGACACCGCCGAGCTAATGCTCAAGCACTTTATTCGTCAGGTGCACGAAGGCCGCACCCTGGTGTCGCCCCGCATCGTCATTGGCATTCCCAGCGGAGTAACCGGCGTTGAGCGCCGCGCCGTGATGGATGCCGCCCAGCAGGCTGGAGCCCGCACGGTGTATTTGATCGATGAGCCCGTAGCTGCCGCCATTGGGGCCGGTCTGCCCGTAGCCGAACCCACCGGCAACATGATTGTAGACATCGGCGGCGGCACCACTGAAGTAGCCGTGCTGAGCTTGCAGGGCACTGTGCTGAGCGAGTCGGTACGGGTGGCGGGCGACGAACTCAGCGAGGCCATTTCTAGCTACATGAAAAAGGTGCACAACCTCGTGGTCGGGGAGCGCACCGCCGAGGAGATCAAAATTACCATTGGCTCAGCCTACCCCAATCCCGATGACCACGAAATCGCTATGGATGTGCGGGGTCTCCACCTGCTCTCGGGGCTGCCCCGCACGGTAACAGTCAAGAGTGCCGAGATTCGCGAGAGCATGGCCGAACCGCTTTCGGTGATTGTCGAAGCCGTCAAGCGCACCCTGGAGCGCACTCCGCCGGAACTGGCCGCTGACATCATCGATCGCGGCATTATGCTGGCCGGGGGTGGGGCACTGCTCAAGGGGCTAGACACGCTCATCAGCCATGAAACCGGCATTTTGGTGCATGTGGCGGCAGACCCCCTCAGCTGTGTAGTGCTGGGTACGGGCCGAGTACTCGAAAACTTCAGCCAGATGGGCCGAGTTTTCAGCGGGCGATCGAGCCTGTAG